A genomic region of Aspergillus oryzae RIB40 DNA, chromosome 1 contains the following coding sequences:
- a CDS encoding uncharacterized protein (predicted protein), whose protein sequence is MDEALRDLEAREKELDAENLRSHFSDFSTTEESTSSSPCERSHFSEWSTDTEVVSPESMTPSLTFNDGNQTCSALEGMNFAEVWKNSAPAETSDPNTPQLTVNSTSSPATLGGDSPLLDLPPPRLTVSLSPSDMDFSSLCISDADEVERDPKRHAAFFGRVEGLGLLRSPGPSTVQFAGNVHSDAEATHNGKNAAPGYDRFSISSLPGQSAAMQEMMDELSYLKSIIQS, encoded by the coding sequence ATGGACGAGGCGCTGCGTGATCTCGAAGCTCGAGAAAAGGAGCTCGATGCGGAAAATCTTCGCAGTCATTTCTCTGATTTCAGTACAACGGAGGAGTCCACGAGCAGCTCTCCGTGCGAGAGGAGCCACTTTTCCGAATGGAGTACAGATACAGAGGTGGTCTCTCCTGAGTCCATGACACCTTCGCTTACTTTTAACGATGGTAACCAAACTTGTTCTGCTCTCGAAGGGATGAATTTTGCAGAAGTGTGGAAGAACTCTGCTCCTGCTGAAACCAGCGATCCAAACACTCCACAGCTTACTGTTAATTCAACGTCTTCCCCCGCCACACTCGGTGGTGACTCACCCCTCCTTGATCTGCCGCCTCCTCGGCTTACGGTCTCTTTATCCCCCTCCGACATGGATTTCTCAAGTCTTTGTATCAGTGACGCCGATGAGGTCGAAAGAGATCCCAAGCGCCATGCAGCTTTCTTTGGGAGAGTAGAAGGACTCGGGCTTCTCCGGAGCCCCGGACCCTCTACCGTGCAGTTTGCGGGAAATGTCCATAGTGATGCGGAAGCGACACATAACGGGAAGAATGCTGCGCCCGGCTATGACCGCTTCAGCATCAGCTCGCTTCCAGGACAGTCTGCAGCAATGCAAGAAATGATGGATGAGTTGAGCTATCTCAAATCGATAATTCAATCTTAG